Proteins found in one Planctomycetaceae bacterium genomic segment:
- a CDS encoding TolC family protein produces MMSSPDGRTYRIAVGLSALLAVLLCCLSSCTPPETGFAQVRSQSQRRSGYGPSWTRGIAEDELVNRMVAELLSDELTLDKAVQIALVNNRRLQATFEELGVRRGALIQAGLPENPVFSGDWRFFSKGVAFEGVLTQNVISIITIPMRRELEGNRFEASKLNAIEQTIHLVADIKRAFFRYQASKQMVEMLQHVVQATKGSYMLMERLREAGNTRQLDVFRERALYEEAKVALNHAVATVAANREQLNSLMGLWGPQTQWETPTRLPEPPGHLGLRPHEDSQGVAAIDLGQFPPKGKMTTTAPTATATGQVQTLAQRLAGPPTYKQIAGARAGILGPGEVKQEDVPVEQLWRVTGPSSERFIQVERRAMEESLNLAIAWRLVQAQSGRLKLDTTLAIFPFLDAGGTAERNPEGKWGAGPAVSSPIPLFDCGQGQVTQESSRLRQRVEQYAALATEIRAIARSAEAGFQASRSRVLYVRDVIMPLHAALVAESQLQYNAMQITPFQLLSAKVQQIQAGQQYVLALAEYWLARTDLEQVLDGSLPPGVSSHLMAMPAAGMLPDAPGPGVGRQESRNP; encoded by the coding sequence ATGATGTCTTCACCGGACGGAAGAACCTATCGCATCGCCGTTGGGCTGTCGGCCCTGCTGGCGGTCCTGCTATGCTGCCTGAGCAGTTGCACACCGCCGGAGACGGGATTCGCCCAGGTGCGCAGCCAGTCGCAGCGGCGCAGCGGATATGGCCCGTCCTGGACGCGCGGTATAGCGGAAGACGAACTCGTCAATCGCATGGTCGCCGAACTGCTCAGCGACGAACTGACCCTCGACAAGGCCGTCCAGATCGCCCTGGTCAACAACCGCCGCCTGCAGGCGACGTTTGAAGAGCTCGGCGTCCGTCGCGGAGCCCTGATTCAGGCGGGCCTGCCGGAAAACCCCGTCTTCTCCGGCGACTGGCGGTTCTTCAGCAAAGGGGTGGCCTTTGAAGGCGTGCTGACGCAGAACGTCATCAGCATCATCACGATCCCAATGCGCCGTGAGCTGGAAGGCAACCGTTTTGAGGCCTCCAAGCTTAACGCTATCGAACAGACCATCCACCTGGTGGCCGACATCAAACGCGCCTTTTTCAGGTATCAGGCCAGCAAGCAGATGGTCGAGATGCTCCAGCACGTTGTCCAGGCCACAAAGGGATCCTACATGCTGATGGAGCGTCTGCGCGAGGCGGGCAATACTCGCCAGCTCGACGTCTTCCGAGAGCGGGCTCTGTATGAGGAAGCCAAAGTCGCATTAAATCATGCGGTAGCGACCGTGGCGGCCAATCGTGAGCAACTCAACTCGCTGATGGGGCTTTGGGGTCCGCAGACCCAATGGGAAACGCCCACGCGCCTTCCGGAACCGCCGGGGCATCTGGGATTGCGGCCGCACGAAGATTCTCAGGGCGTGGCGGCTATAGACCTTGGCCAGTTTCCGCCAAAGGGCAAAATGACGACCACAGCACCCACGGCCACAGCGACGGGTCAGGTTCAGACGCTGGCCCAGCGGTTGGCGGGGCCCCCGACATACAAGCAGATTGCCGGTGCGAGGGCAGGAATACTGGGTCCCGGCGAGGTCAAACAGGAAGACGTCCCGGTGGAGCAGCTATGGAGGGTAACAGGACCATCTTCAGAGCGGTTCATCCAAGTCGAGCGGCGGGCGATGGAAGAGAGTCTCAACCTGGCGATCGCCTGGCGACTGGTGCAGGCACAATCTGGACGCCTCAAACTCGACACGACACTGGCGATCTTTCCCTTCCTGGACGCGGGGGGCACGGCTGAGCGCAACCCCGAAGGCAAATGGGGGGCAGGTCCGGCTGTCAGTTCCCCTATCCCGTTGTTCGATTGCGGTCAAGGCCAGGTTACACAGGAGAGCTCGCGTCTGCGTCAGCGTGTGGAGCAGTATGCGGCACTGGCGACGGAGATCCGGGCGATTGCCCGCTCGGCCGAAGCTGGCTTCCAAGCCAGCCGCTCCCGCGTTTTGTACGTGCGCGACGTGATCATGCCATTGCACGCGGCTTTGGTGGCCGAATCACAGCTGCAATACAACGCGATGCAGATCACGCCGTTCCAGCTTCTATCGGCCAAGGTGCAGCAGATTCAGGCCGGTCAGCAATACGTGCTGGCGCTGGCGGAGTATTGGCTGGCGAGGACGGATCTCGAGCAGGTGCTTGACGGCTCGCTGCCGCCGGGTGTTTCCAGCCACCTCATGGCGATGCCTGCGGCAGGAATGCTTCCTGATGCACCCGGGCCGGGCGTGGGGCGACAGGAATCGCGGAATCCTTAA
- a CDS encoding copper oxidase gives MPASRQTNPSSDPSAAPKTRRSVLKAGAGVLAGAALAGVDNAHGQLPTAPATTATSPATTAQTQRTKYDRYLHDTRNDAWRAKVLEGESLERQLTRTERIDPARPLPPGLPGQDYLPVITPNNVSLPFKIVDGVKVFHLVAQEIRHQFAPGIEAFTWGYNGRVNGPTIEVVEGDRVRIYLTNHLPAPTSLHPHGFLLPNGLDGVSGLTNPPALPGETFKIEFTIRQHGTFMYHSHHDTMTQEGMGLTGMVVMHPRRQLHTVEEIGLPVDRDFVILLQEWRVEVGAHRINPFSMDFNLFTMNGVVFPATEPLVARLGQRVRLRFGNLSPIDHHPIHLHGYEFAITAHNGFRVPPAQQVMQVTALIPVGRTQEWELLALNPGDWIFHCHMTHHTMNQMNHLFTNLVGVAPGETDKEIQQLLPNYMTMATGGMNDRTGRPMHPIPPNSIPMKNEDGPFGPITFGGMTSLFKVRAQISDEDLARNADPGWYDHPPAEIAQPATGDELRRDGINPSGASRS, from the coding sequence ATGCCAGCGTCGCGACAAACGAATCCTTCGTCTGATCCCAGCGCAGCCCCCAAGACGCGTCGAAGCGTGCTCAAGGCCGGCGCCGGCGTGCTGGCCGGGGCGGCGCTGGCGGGAGTCGACAATGCCCATGGGCAACTGCCCACTGCGCCGGCGACCACGGCGACTTCACCGGCGACCACCGCCCAGACGCAAAGGACGAAGTATGACCGGTATCTTCACGATACCCGCAACGACGCATGGCGGGCCAAGGTGCTGGAGGGCGAATCGCTCGAGCGGCAACTGACGCGGACCGAGCGGATCGATCCAGCCCGCCCCCTGCCGCCGGGGCTGCCGGGGCAAGACTATCTGCCGGTCATCACGCCCAATAACGTTTCGCTGCCTTTTAAGATCGTCGACGGGGTCAAGGTCTTCCACTTGGTTGCCCAGGAGATCCGCCACCAGTTCGCTCCGGGGATCGAGGCGTTCACCTGGGGCTATAACGGACGCGTCAATGGACCGACCATTGAGGTCGTCGAGGGCGATCGGGTCCGGATCTATCTGACCAATCATCTCCCCGCTCCGACCAGCCTGCACCCACACGGATTCCTGCTGCCCAACGGTTTGGACGGCGTCAGCGGGCTGACTAACCCGCCGGCCCTGCCCGGCGAGACATTCAAGATCGAGTTCACCATCCGCCAGCACGGCACGTTCATGTACCACAGCCATCATGACACCATGACGCAGGAAGGCATGGGTCTGACGGGGATGGTCGTGATGCACCCGCGGCGTCAGTTGCATACCGTCGAGGAGATCGGCCTGCCGGTGGACCGGGATTTTGTCATCCTGCTCCAGGAGTGGCGCGTGGAAGTGGGGGCCCATCGCATCAACCCCTTCAGCATGGACTTCAATCTTTTCACGATGAACGGGGTTGTTTTTCCAGCGACCGAGCCGCTGGTCGCCCGACTGGGCCAGCGGGTGCGCCTGCGATTCGGTAATCTCTCGCCCATCGACCACCACCCGATCCACCTTCACGGCTACGAGTTCGCCATAACCGCCCACAACGGCTTTCGTGTGCCCCCGGCCCAGCAGGTCATGCAGGTGACGGCGCTGATTCCGGTGGGGCGCACGCAGGAATGGGAGCTGCTGGCGTTGAATCCCGGCGACTGGATTTTCCACTGCCACATGACCCACCACACCATGAATCAGATGAACCACCTCTTTACCAACCTGGTCGGAGTGGCCCCCGGCGAGACGGATAAAGAGATTCAGCAGCTTCTGCCCAACTACATGACCATGGCCACTGGCGGGATGAATGATCGTACCGGGCGCCCCATGCACCCGATCCCGCCCAACTCCATCCCGATGAAGAACGAGGACGGGCCGTTTGGGCCGATCACCTTCGGCGGCATGACCAGCCTCTTCAAAGTTCGCGCCCAGATCAGCGATGAAGACCTGGCACGCAACGCCGATCCGGGATGGTACGATCATCCGCCCGCAGAGATCGCTCAGCCGGCGACGGGCGACGAATTGCGGCGCGACGGGATCAACCCCTCAGGCGCCAGCCGCTCATAG
- a CDS encoding dipeptidase, translating to MLAPAVAEYLITHRSRHLDELMDLLRFPSIANVSGDADACTPCAQWLAQRLIAAGCSARVVPTTGKPNVLAHAPAAAGPDAPRVLIYGHYDVQPADPLDQWTSPPFEPAVRGGAVYARGANDNKGQLFTHVMAIEAWQRTLGLPVNVTLLLEGEEEIGSPDLEPFILEHKDELSADAAVISDSSFFADGIPSITYALRGLVYAELTLTGPNRDIHSGEYGGAAANPVNALTAMIASLHDASGRVTLKGFYDDVLPLTDAERRAWETLPFDESAMATFLGVRDGRLGGGEKNLPALQRLWARPTLDCNGIVGGYTGKGSKTIIPARASAKFSMRLVANQNPWKIEQALAEFVAANTPPGLASDLVFHASSRPVMLATQSPSMTAAQAAVSEAFGKSPVLIRCGASVPVTELIQRVLGLDAVLMGFGLPEDNLHSPNEHFKLDQLYRGSIASAALLEHLGNR from the coding sequence ATGCTTGCCCCCGCCGTCGCCGAATACTTGATAACCCATCGCTCGCGGCACCTCGACGAGCTGATGGATCTGCTTCGCTTCCCCTCGATCGCCAACGTCAGCGGCGACGCCGACGCCTGCACGCCCTGCGCCCAATGGCTCGCGCAGCGGCTCATCGCCGCCGGATGCTCCGCACGCGTTGTGCCCACCACCGGCAAGCCCAACGTGCTGGCCCACGCACCGGCCGCCGCCGGGCCCGACGCGCCGCGCGTGCTCATCTACGGTCATTACGACGTCCAACCGGCCGACCCGCTCGACCAGTGGACCAGCCCCCCCTTCGAGCCCGCCGTCCGCGGCGGCGCCGTCTATGCCCGCGGCGCCAATGACAACAAGGGACAGCTCTTCACGCACGTGATGGCCATCGAGGCCTGGCAGCGGACGCTGGGCCTGCCCGTCAACGTCACGCTGCTGCTGGAGGGCGAAGAGGAAATCGGTTCGCCCGACCTGGAGCCGTTCATTCTCGAACATAAAGACGAGCTGTCCGCCGACGCCGCCGTCATCAGCGACTCGTCCTTCTTCGCCGATGGCATCCCGAGCATCACTTACGCCCTGCGAGGGCTGGTCTACGCCGAGTTGACCCTCACCGGACCCAATCGCGACATCCACAGCGGCGAGTACGGCGGCGCGGCTGCCAATCCCGTCAACGCCTTGACGGCCATGATCGCCTCGCTGCACGACGCGAGCGGCCGCGTGACGCTCAAGGGCTTCTACGACGACGTGCTGCCGCTGACCGATGCCGAGCGCCGGGCGTGGGAGACCCTGCCTTTCGATGAATCGGCGATGGCGACGTTCCTGGGCGTGCGCGACGGGCGCCTGGGCGGCGGAGAGAAGAACCTGCCCGCCCTGCAGCGCCTCTGGGCCAGGCCCACGCTCGACTGCAACGGCATCGTCGGCGGATACACGGGAAAGGGTTCCAAGACGATCATCCCGGCCCGCGCCTCGGCCAAGTTCTCGATGCGACTGGTCGCCAACCAGAACCCCTGGAAGATCGAACAGGCGCTGGCCGAGTTCGTGGCCGCCAACACCCCGCCGGGCCTGGCGAGCGACCTGGTGTTCCACGCCTCCTCGCGGCCGGTGATGCTGGCGACGCAGAGCCCGTCGATGACGGCAGCGCAGGCGGCTGTCAGCGAGGCCTTCGGCAAGAGCCCGGTGCTGATCCGGTGCGGGGCGTCGGTACCGGTGACGGAGCTGATCCAGCGCGTCCTGGGGCTCGACGCGGTCCTGATGGGCTTTGGTCTGCCCGAGGACAACCTCCACAGTCCCAACGAGCACTTCAAGCTCGACCAGCTCTACCGCGGATCCATCGCCTCGGCCGCCCTGCTGGAGCACCTGGGCAACCGTTGA
- a CDS encoding prepilin-type N-terminal cleavage/methylation domain-containing protein, whose product MNDKYRTGGFTLVELLVVVAIISVLVSILVPVVGNSLQDARRVVCATNIKEIGRAMNAYTRANNDSYPTVRSKTNPQVRWITLLGPYIGGSVVDPNIESLPSNGNMIISNGFRCPNIAASKYQLPPGKNRGDYARTGSYGYNWMTFGPFAPQATGLRRYGPVVRSQIAKPAQTILVGDSFGDNAMTGQPHAYTLDPPVALQGRWGDSGSGLQCPADPRHGSKFNVVFADGNVRSLTMTEAGYDSEDPTAVGGTGDPSLWNGFYDSSITLFTD is encoded by the coding sequence ATGAACGACAAGTATCGAACAGGAGGATTCACGCTGGTGGAGTTGCTGGTCGTGGTGGCGATCATCTCGGTGTTGGTTTCGATCCTGGTTCCGGTGGTAGGCAATTCACTTCAGGATGCCCGGCGTGTCGTTTGTGCCACCAATATCAAAGAGATCGGCCGAGCCATGAATGCCTACACTCGGGCGAACAATGACAGCTATCCCACGGTGCGGTCCAAGACCAACCCGCAGGTGCGATGGATCACTCTGCTGGGGCCCTATATCGGCGGGTCGGTGGTCGATCCGAACATCGAAAGCCTTCCTTCCAACGGAAACATGATTATCAGCAATGGGTTTCGCTGCCCGAATATTGCGGCTTCAAAGTATCAGCTCCCGCCAGGCAAGAACCGCGGCGACTACGCCCGCACCGGCTCGTACGGATACAACTGGATGACGTTTGGCCCCTTCGCCCCGCAGGCGACGGGACTGCGGCGATATGGTCCCGTGGTGCGCAGCCAGATCGCCAAGCCCGCCCAGACCATCCTCGTCGGCGACTCCTTCGGCGACAACGCCATGACCGGCCAGCCACACGCCTACACCCTCGACCCGCCGGTGGCGCTGCAAGGGCGCTGGGGCGACTCGGGCTCAGGGCTGCAGTGCCCGGCCGACCCGCGCCACGGGTCCAAATTCAACGTCGTCTTCGCCGACGGCAACGTGCGGTCGCTGACAATGACGGAGGCCGGATACGACAGCGAAGACCCTACGGCTGTGGGCGGGACGGGTGACCCCTCGTTGTGGAACGGTTTCTATGACTCGTCGATCACGCTGTTCACAGATTGA
- the xseB gene encoding exodeoxyribonuclease VII small subunit yields the protein MSTQSDAPQNETARLSFEQALAQLEGIVEKIESGQVPLEQAIEMYAQGTRLVQQCRVILDAAEKKIQLLSKNADGSLTATGELEDETQV from the coding sequence ATGAGCACGCAAAGCGACGCACCGCAGAACGAAACCGCCAGACTGTCCTTCGAACAGGCCCTGGCCCAGCTCGAAGGCATCGTCGAAAAAATCGAGTCCGGACAGGTACCCCTCGAACAGGCCATCGAAATGTACGCCCAGGGCACGCGGCTGGTGCAGCAGTGCCGCGTCATCCTCGATGCGGCCGAAAAGAAAATCCAACTGCTGTCCAAGAACGCCGACGGGTCGCTGACAGCCACCGGCGAGTTGGAGGATGAGACGCAGGTGTAG
- the xseA gene encoding exodeoxyribonuclease VII large subunit, translating to MAARKNSLPGFDFSKAKGPRSTPVVGGDEAAAQPPAPWPVSLLVRHIKESLSECFPAAVSVLGEISNFKRHSSGHLYFRLKDANAAIDAVMFRTSAARLKFEPADGLEVVAQGRIDVYDQRGQLQICIDRLSPKGAGELELAFQQLRQKLQAEGLFDPEAKKPLPLYPRAIGLITSPTGAAVRDIARTLARRWPAATVYLLPVMVQGAEAAGQIAQAVALLDAAADRLGIDTLIVARGGGSLEDLWAFNEEGVARAIFAARTPVVCGVGHEVDVTIADLVADVRAPTPTAAAELAVPDGAAVRRGLGTLSARITRRAAETLRSARAELTGLLRSSVFRDPQGPVRTHMRRVDELSHCLASGLAGRLARARRALEAPAAGLGALHPVRLVERARAAVNSLQASLRWNLGARAKSGSEALLRLEGRLTGAIPRHRLALASQRVEAASRQLEAMSYRSVLARGFSVTRDSQGRIVRSAVAVTAGDILNTQVCDGAIASRVVGRGESQPPPTPAATRRGRKPSRDAGPGLFDEPTQPPTEEHS from the coding sequence ATGGCCGCCAGGAAGAACAGTCTGCCCGGTTTTGACTTCAGCAAAGCCAAAGGTCCTCGCTCCACGCCGGTCGTCGGCGGCGACGAGGCGGCCGCCCAACCCCCGGCGCCGTGGCCGGTCTCGCTGCTGGTGCGCCACATCAAAGAATCGCTCAGCGAATGTTTTCCCGCGGCCGTCAGCGTCCTCGGCGAGATCAGCAACTTCAAGCGTCACAGCAGCGGGCACCTGTACTTCCGCCTCAAAGACGCCAACGCCGCCATCGACGCGGTGATGTTCCGCACGTCCGCGGCGCGGCTGAAGTTCGAGCCCGCCGACGGGCTCGAGGTCGTCGCCCAGGGGCGCATCGACGTCTACGATCAGCGCGGGCAGCTCCAGATCTGCATCGACCGCCTCAGCCCCAAGGGCGCGGGCGAACTGGAACTGGCCTTCCAGCAACTTCGCCAAAAACTCCAGGCTGAAGGTCTCTTCGACCCCGAAGCCAAAAAGCCCCTGCCGCTGTACCCGCGGGCGATCGGTCTGATCACCAGCCCCACCGGGGCGGCCGTACGCGACATCGCCCGCACGCTGGCGCGACGCTGGCCGGCGGCCACCGTGTACCTCCTGCCGGTCATGGTGCAAGGCGCCGAAGCGGCCGGCCAGATCGCCCAGGCGGTGGCGCTGCTGGACGCGGCGGCCGATCGCCTCGGCATCGACACGCTGATCGTCGCCCGCGGCGGGGGCAGCCTGGAGGATCTCTGGGCGTTCAACGAAGAGGGCGTCGCCCGCGCCATCTTCGCCGCGCGCACGCCGGTCGTCTGCGGCGTCGGGCATGAAGTCGACGTAACCATCGCCGACCTGGTAGCCGACGTTCGAGCCCCGACGCCGACAGCGGCGGCCGAACTGGCCGTCCCCGACGGCGCCGCGGTCCGGCGCGGGCTGGGCACGCTGTCGGCGCGGATAACGCGCCGGGCGGCGGAAACGCTGCGATCGGCGCGGGCGGAGCTGACGGGGCTGCTTCGCAGCAGCGTCTTTCGCGACCCGCAGGGGCCCGTGCGCACGCACATGCGGCGCGTGGACGAACTGTCGCATTGCCTGGCGTCAGGTCTGGCCGGGCGGCTGGCGCGGGCGCGGCGGGCGCTGGAGGCCCCGGCGGCGGGCCTGGGCGCCCTGCACCCGGTGCGGTTGGTCGAGCGCGCCCGAGCGGCGGTCAATTCGCTTCAGGCGTCGCTGCGATGGAATCTCGGCGCTCGTGCCAAGAGCGGCAGCGAAGCGCTGCTGCGGCTCGAGGGCCGGCTGACCGGGGCGATCCCCCGCCACCGTTTGGCGCTGGCGAGCCAACGCGTCGAGGCCGCCTCGCGACAGCTCGAAGCCATGAGCTACCGCAGCGTGCTGGCCCGCGGGTTCTCCGTCACGCGCGACTCGCAGGGACGCATCGTCCGCAGCGCCGTCGCCGTGACCGCCGGCGACATCTTGAACACGCAGGTCTGCGACGGCGCCATCGCCAGCCGCGTGGTCGGCCGCGGCGAAAGCCAACCGCCTCCGACGCCGGCGGCAACGCGCCGCGGCAGAAAACCTTCCCGCGACGCCGGTCCGGGATTGTTCGACGAACCGACGCAACCTCCCACAGAGGAACACTCATGA
- a CDS encoding sigma-70 family RNA polymerase sigma factor, with amino-acid sequence MPTTENIPQDIQLLQRYLDGDQEAFAALIDLYRNELYNFLARFTGDPALAEDIFQETFLQLHLSAALFDQSKRLKPWLFTIAANKARDALRSRSRRRAVSLDVAVDSSAESISYGHLIPSDVPAPEESLSNLEVQEAVQNIVDEMPEHLRVVLLMSYFHGMPYKEIAEILDAPLGTIKSRIHAAVSLFAQKWRASAKR; translated from the coding sequence TTGCCCACAACCGAGAACATCCCGCAGGATATTCAGCTTCTCCAGCGCTATCTCGATGGCGACCAGGAGGCCTTCGCTGCACTGATCGACCTCTACCGCAACGAATTGTATAACTTCCTGGCCCGCTTCACCGGCGATCCGGCGCTGGCGGAAGATATCTTTCAGGAAACCTTCCTGCAACTGCACCTCTCGGCCGCCCTCTTCGACCAGTCCAAGCGGCTCAAACCGTGGCTGTTCACGATCGCCGCCAACAAGGCCCGTGACGCCCTTCGCAGCCGCTCGCGTCGGCGGGCGGTCTCGCTCGACGTGGCGGTCGATTCCAGCGCCGAAAGCATTTCGTACGGGCACCTGATTCCTTCAGACGTTCCCGCGCCGGAAGAAAGTCTTTCGAACCTGGAGGTGCAGGAGGCCGTACAGAATATCGTCGATGAGATGCCGGAGCATCTGCGCGTGGTGCTGTTGATGAGTTATTTCCACGGGATGCCCTACAAAGAAATCGCGGAAATACTGGATGCACCGCTTGGCACAATCAAATCGAGGATACATGCGGCAGTGTCGCTTTTTGCACAAAAATGGAGGGCCTCTGCAAAGAGGTGA